The following is a genomic window from Spirosoma foliorum.
TGAGCAACTGAGCTTCAAGTTGCTATAATTCCTCCGAACTAAACCTTACGCCCAATTCGTTGTCTATTGATCTGACCAACAGCACTTTATTTTGACAGTAGGTACTAGATATGTTATTCTATTGCTCCTGAGCATTTTATCGCTTGAGCAAATTGCCGTAGCGCAGAAGAAAACAACTTTAGCGAAAGCCAAAGGAAATAAAAAAGCTATTCGCCCACTGGAGCCACAACGGCTACATTTCTGTGGCGAAGTAGTTCCAACCGAACAGGGAGACGTATCAGCGAAGTTAGCGTTAGCACTCGCAGGCAGTTCGGGTTATATCCGGCATGTGAACGGGTTGAAGGCTCGTTCGGCACCATTTTTTGCGATTATCGAACCCGTTCTGCAGAAATATAACGTTCCCAACGACTTCAAATACCTGCCGCTTATCGAGAGTGCCTGGCAGTCGAATGCCGTATCGTCGGCGGGTGCCATTGGGTATTGGCAATTCATGGATGACACAGCTCAGGACATGGGTCTTTCCATCGCAGCTGGTAACGACGAACGAACGGATTTGCTCAAATCGACAGAAGCCGCCTGCAAGTATTTGAAATTCCTGTACAAAAAACTGGGGTCCTGGACGCTTGTAGCGGCTGCTTACAATGGGGGCGTGGGTATGGTACAGCGTAAAATCACGAAATCAGGCCACCGTGACTATTATTCGATGACCATGAATCCTGAAACAGGCTATTACCTCTACCGGATTCTGGCCATGAAGGAGCTATTTACAAACCCATTTTACGGCGTTGGTTCGGCCGGTACCATGCTGGCTTACTCGGGCAATTTGTATGAAAAGGAACGCGAACAGGCCCGGCGGATGGGTTGGCTTAAGGACGATGAACCTGAGCCAGAAGGTGTCCCCATTGAATCATTCCTGGATGCTGGCAGACCGACAAAAAATGAGGCAATGATTATGGACAGTTTGCTCACGGAATTGCTCAAGAGCAAGCCAGCCTCTAATCCTGTTTTTGTTGGTGATGTCGCTACGCGGCTGGTGCGGGCAGGGCTCCCCAGAGT
Proteins encoded in this region:
- a CDS encoding lytic transglycosylase domain-containing protein; this encodes MTVGTRYVILLLLSILSLEQIAVAQKKTTLAKAKGNKKAIRPLEPQRLHFCGEVVPTEQGDVSAKLALALAGSSGYIRHVNGLKARSAPFFAIIEPVLQKYNVPNDFKYLPLIESAWQSNAVSSAGAIGYWQFMDDTAQDMGLSIAAGNDERTDLLKSTEAACKYLKFLYKKLGSWTLVAAAYNGGVGMVQRKITKSGHRDYYSMTMNPETGYYLYRILAMKELFTNPFYGVGSAGTMLAYSGNLYEKEREQARRMGWLKDDEPEPEGVPIESFLDAGRPTKNEAMIMDSLLTELLKSKPASNPVFVGDVATRLVRAGLPRVGQSWAFTLTEDVQIGDDALKAGDMLYAIVDDIDSRGNLFLRATKAISTQENTSIPLTLLAMNPATGLAGVPRPKVVKPGWVVQWKL